Proteins from one Monodelphis domestica isolate mMonDom1 chromosome 6, mMonDom1.pri, whole genome shotgun sequence genomic window:
- the DENND2B gene encoding DENN domain-containing protein 2B isoform X8, with protein sequence MPKENPYEDVDLKGRRTGRKSQQLSENSLDSLHRMWTPQDRKYNNPPPQLSLKSGTQSLRVGNWSERKGHRLPRLPKRHSHDDMLLLAQLSLPSSPSSLNEDSLSTTSELLSSRRARRIPKLVQRINSIYNAKRGKKRLKKLSMSSIETASLRDENSESESDSDDRFKAHTQRLVHIQSMLKRAPSYRTLELELIEWQERELFEYFVVVSLKKKPSRNTYLPEVSYQFPKLDRPTKQMREAEERLKAIPQFCFPDAKDWFPVSDYSSETFSFMLTGEDGSRRFGYCRRLLPSGKGPRLPEVYCVISRLGCFGLFSKILDEVERRRGISAALVYPFMRSLMESPFPAPGKTIKVKTFLPGAGNEVLELRRPMDSRLEHVDFECLFTCLSVRQLIRIFASLLLERRVIFVADKLSTLSSCSHAVVALLYPFSWQHTFIPVLPASMIDIVCCPTPFLVGLLSSSLPKLKELPVEEALMVNLGSDRFIRQMDDEDTLLPRKLQAALEQALERKNELISQDSDSDSEDECNTLNGLVSEVFIRFFVETIGHYSLFLTQNEKGERAFQREAFRKSVASKSIRRFLEVFMESQMFAGFIQDRELRKCRAKGLFEQRVEQYLEELPDTEQSGMNKFLRGLGNKMKFLHKKN encoded by the exons ATGCCCAAGGAGAATCCTTATGAGGATGTGGACCTGAAGGGCCGGCGGACAGGCCGAAAATCCCAGCAGCTGTCTGAGAACTCCCTAGACTCTTTGCACAGGATGTGGACCCCCCAGGACAGGAAGTACAACAACCCACCCCCCCAG CTCTCCCTGAAATCCGGCACCCAGTCTTTGCGCGTCGGGAATTGGTCCGAGAGGAAGGGCCACCGGTTGCCACGGTTACCCAAGAGGCATAGCCATGATGATATGCTGCTGTTGGCCCAGCTGAGCTTGCCTTCCTCACCCTCCAGCCTCAACGAGGACAGCCTCAGCACCACCAGTGAACTGCTGTCAAGCCGCCGTGCCCGCCGAATCCCTAAG CTTGTTCAAAGGATCAATTCCATCTATAATGCCAAGAGGGGCAAGAAGAGGTTAAAGAAGCTGTCAATGTCTAGCATTGAGACGGCGTCACTGAGAG atgagaacagtGAGAGCGAGAGCGATTCTGACGACCGATTTAAAG CTCACACCCAGCGCCTGGTCCACATTCAGTCCATGTTGAAGCGGGCACCCAGCTACCGGACTCTAGAGCTAGAATTGATTGAATGGCAGGAGCGAGAGCTCTTTGAGTACTTTGTGGTGGTGTCTCTGAAGAAGAAGCCATCCAGAAACACCTACCTCCCTGAGGTCTCCTACCAGTTCCCCAAG CTGGACAGACCCACCAAGCAGATGCGGGAGGCCGAGGAGAGGCTCAAAGCCATCCCCCAGTTCTGCTTCCCTGATGCCAAGGATTGGTTTCCTGTTTCTGATTATAGCAG TGAAACCTTCTCTTTCATGCTCACGGGAGAAGATGGCAGCCGCCGGTTTGGCTACTGCAGGCGGTTACTG CCGAGTGGGAAAGGGCCTCGGCTCCCCGAGGTGTACTGTGTCATCAGCCGCCTTGGCTGCTTTGGCCTGTTTTCCAAG ATCCTTGACGAGGTGGAGCGACGTCGGGGGATCTCGGCCGCCCTGGTGTACCCCTTCATGAGAAGTCTCATGGAGTCACCCTTCCCTGCTCCAGGAAAGACCATCAAAGTGAAGACATTCCTGCCTGGTGCAGGAAATGAG GTACTGGAGCTGCGGCGCCCTATGGACTCGCGCTTGGAGCATGTAGACTTTGAGTGTCTGTTCACCTGCCTCAGCGTTCGCCAACTCATCCGTATATTTGCCTCATTGTTACTGGAGCGGCGTGTCATCTTCGTTGCCGACAAGCTCAG cACCCTGTCCAGCTGTTCCCATGCCGTGGTCGCCCTGCTCTACCCTTTCTCCTGGCAGCACACCTTCATCCCTGTGCTCCCAGCTTCCATGATTGACATTGTCTGTTGTCCCACTCCTTTTCTGGTTGGTCTGCTCTCCAGTTCCCTCCCCAAACTGAAGGAGCTGCCTGTGGAAGAG GCCCTGATGGTGAATCTGGGATCTGATCGGTTCATACGGCAG ATGGATGATGAGGACACCCTGTTGCCTAGGAAGTTACAGGCGGCTCTGGAGCAGGCtctggagagaaagaatgaattaatCTCCCAGGACTCTGATAGTGACTCTGAAGATG AGTGTAATACCCTTAATGGGCTGGTATCTGAGGTGTTTATTCGGTTTTTTGTGGAGACCATTGGGCACTACTCTCTGTTCCTAACTCAGaatgagaagggggaaagagcCTTCCAGCGGGAGGCCTTCCGAAAATCTGTGGCCTCTAAGAGCATCCGCCGCTTCCTGGAGGTTTTCATGGAGTCCCAGATGTTTGCTGGCTTCATCCAGGACAGAGAGCTGAGAAAATGTCGGGCCAAGG GCCTGTTTGAGCAGCGCGTGGAGCAGTATTTAGAGGAACTCCCCGACACTGAGCAGAGTGGGATGAATAAGTTTCTTCGAGGCCTGG GCAACAAAATGAAGTTCCTTCACAAGAAGAATTAG